Proteins co-encoded in one Terriglobales bacterium genomic window:
- a CDS encoding DegT/DnrJ/EryC1/StrS family aminotransferase — MRIPLAKPEILESDIAAVVEVLRSSRLSQGPVMPAFEEALAAYLGVSHAVVVNSGTSALQLALRTLGIKEGDEVILPSFSFMAVTNAVLNERAVPVFVDIRPNTFNIDPAKLGAALSARTKAIIVAHTFGYPAQAGEIVDFARHHSLYVIEDACEAIGAEINGRKTGTLGDIGIFAFYPNKQMTTGEGGALVTNSAACAETFRRLRNQGRQPSREWFQHIEAGYSYRLSEINCALGLQQLSRIEQTLSTREALARSYENRLRSNASLTLYTKESKDQRISWFTYPILLAKGFHQRDRDDIWERLKQGGIECGRYFPPAHLQPVMRVFPFRCGDLSQTVSIAERLLCLPFFNSLDENQIEYVCASLNEALSHQTSPGGEA, encoded by the coding sequence ATGAGGATACCTCTCGCAAAGCCGGAAATCCTGGAATCGGATATTGCCGCGGTTGTCGAAGTTTTGCGCTCATCCCGCCTGAGCCAGGGCCCCGTTATGCCGGCATTTGAAGAAGCGCTTGCCGCTTATCTGGGGGTCTCACATGCGGTCGTCGTAAATTCCGGCACCAGTGCGCTTCAGCTTGCCCTGCGGACCCTGGGCATCAAGGAAGGCGACGAGGTGATTTTGCCCTCTTTCAGTTTCATGGCGGTCACAAATGCGGTCCTCAACGAAAGAGCGGTACCGGTCTTCGTCGATATTCGCCCAAATACGTTCAATATTGACCCTGCCAAACTCGGAGCGGCTCTCAGCGCGAGAACCAAGGCCATCATTGTGGCCCACACCTTTGGCTATCCTGCCCAGGCCGGTGAGATTGTTGATTTTGCCCGGCATCACTCTCTTTACGTAATTGAAGATGCCTGTGAGGCAATCGGGGCCGAGATCAACGGCAGAAAAACCGGCACGCTGGGCGACATTGGAATCTTCGCTTTTTATCCCAATAAACAGATGACTACGGGTGAAGGCGGAGCCCTGGTCACCAATTCAGCAGCGTGCGCGGAGACGTTTCGACGCTTGCGTAATCAGGGGCGGCAACCTTCGCGGGAATGGTTCCAACATATCGAAGCCGGATATAGCTACAGGCTTTCAGAGATAAACTGCGCGCTTGGCCTGCAACAGCTTTCGAGAATAGAGCAGACCCTAAGCACGCGTGAAGCGCTCGCCAGAAGCTACGAGAACAGGCTCAGAAGCAATGCGAGTCTTACGCTTTACACCAAAGAATCAAAAGACCAACGAATCAGTTGGTTCACCTATCCAATACTTCTTGCAAAAGGTTTTCACCAGCGCGACCGTGACGATATATGGGAAAGATTGAAGCAGGGCGGAATCGAGTGTGGACGATATTTTCCCCCTGCACATTTGCAGCCCGTCATGCGCGTCTTCCCTTTTCGCTGCGGAGACCTCTCCCAAACTGTTTCCATCGCCGAAAGATTGCTCTGCCTGCCTTTCTTCAATTCGCTGGACGAAAATCAAATTGAATACGTCTGCGCCTCTCTCAACGAAGCACTGTCTCATCAGACTTCGCCCGGAGGCGAGGCTTAG
- the neuC gene encoding UDP-N-acetylglucosamine 2-epimerase — protein MKRKITVVTSSRADYSHLYWVFRELAKKPDVELTVVAMGSHLSPEFGNTLSNITADGFLTENIECLLSSDSDVGMAKTIGLATLGLADYFARLRPDLLLLIADRYEMLAPASVALALRIPIVHIEGGDVSLGAIDDAVRNALTKLSHIHLTATETSRKRVISMGEEAWRVHVVGSPSLDHITKGVLLTRAEVENRLGIPLDGSTVAVIYHPVTILRDPVCEADELFAALQRLPQKLLFISPNADAGSRELLQRIHRFIASRPDDRFVTNIDHVTYLSLLQFLTAMVGNSSSGIMEAASFKLPAVNVGIREKGREHGNNVLDCAPGRDEIERAVHVALSDNFRASLRDLTNPYGDGHSSEKIAQILSTVSLSESLLMKEPVPIRCD, from the coding sequence ATGAAACGAAAAATCACAGTTGTGACGAGTTCACGCGCCGATTATTCCCATCTGTACTGGGTCTTTCGAGAACTCGCGAAAAAACCGGATGTTGAGCTTACTGTCGTGGCCATGGGGTCGCATCTTTCTCCAGAATTCGGCAATACTTTGAGTAATATCACCGCAGATGGTTTCCTTACCGAAAACATTGAATGTTTGTTGAGTTCCGATAGCGACGTGGGAATGGCCAAGACGATCGGGCTGGCGACTCTTGGCTTGGCCGACTATTTCGCAAGGCTCCGCCCCGACCTGCTTCTCTTGATCGCCGACCGTTACGAAATGCTGGCTCCGGCGTCGGTTGCCTTGGCCTTGCGCATTCCCATTGTTCATATTGAAGGCGGCGACGTCAGCCTTGGCGCCATTGACGATGCCGTGCGAAACGCTCTTACGAAATTGAGCCACATACATCTGACTGCGACTGAAACGTCCAGAAAAAGAGTCATCAGCATGGGCGAAGAGGCCTGGCGCGTGCATGTCGTAGGCAGCCCGTCACTGGACCACATTACAAAGGGAGTTCTGCTGACCCGCGCAGAAGTCGAAAATCGGTTGGGAATTCCCCTCGACGGAAGCACCGTTGCCGTAATTTACCATCCCGTTACTATCTTGCGCGATCCTGTTTGCGAGGCCGATGAGCTCTTTGCGGCCCTGCAGCGGCTTCCCCAGAAATTGTTATTTATCAGTCCCAATGCAGACGCCGGCAGCCGTGAGCTTCTTCAACGAATTCACAGATTCATTGCATCACGGCCTGATGACAGGTTCGTCACAAACATAGACCATGTCACTTATTTGAGTTTGCTGCAGTTTCTCACTGCCATGGTTGGGAATTCCAGCAGCGGAATCATGGAAGCTGCATCTTTCAAACTGCCTGCAGTCAATGTCGGCATACGCGAAAAAGGCCGTGAGCACGGTAACAACGTTCTCGATTGTGCCCCCGGCCGGGATGAGATAGAAAGGGCTGTTCATGTCGCGCTTTCCGACAATTTTCGTGCTTCCTTGCGCGACTTAACGAATCCTTACGGTGACGGACATTCCTCAGAAAAGATCGCTCAAATCCTTTCGACAGTTTCCTTATCAGAATCCCTCCTGATGAAAGAACCTGTGCCAATTCGCTGCGATTGA
- a CDS encoding TlpA disulfide reductase family protein → MRFPNTGAKLLLPLVLLMTAAAASGRAELSLKDLKGKRARLDDYRGKIVVLNFWATWCGPCKDEMPRLVEAEKEYSGRGVVFVAASLDDKKAHDKIAVFVNEHQVGFPIWVGATTDDLDRLGMGPGLPATAFVDEQGNVVARVLGEVRQQELAERLDWLVRGRTGAQPAVLVNHLGDK, encoded by the coding sequence ATGCGTTTTCCAAATACAGGCGCGAAGCTGCTTCTTCCGCTGGTCTTGCTGATGACCGCCGCTGCGGCATCGGGCCGGGCAGAATTGTCGCTGAAAGATCTGAAGGGCAAGCGCGCGCGCCTTGACGATTATCGCGGCAAGATTGTGGTATTGAACTTCTGGGCCACATGGTGTGGGCCCTGCAAAGACGAAATGCCGCGTCTGGTTGAGGCCGAGAAAGAATATAGCGGCCGCGGAGTCGTCTTCGTGGCGGCATCGCTGGATGACAAAAAAGCGCATGACAAGATTGCGGTTTTCGTCAACGAGCATCAGGTTGGCTTCCCAATTTGGGTGGGCGCAACCACGGATGACTTAGACAGGCTGGGAATGGGGCCAGGCCTTCCGGCAACCGCTTTTGTTGATGAGCAAGGTAATGTTGTCGCCCGCGTGCTCGGAGAAGTACGCCAGCAAGAACTAGCCGAGCGGCTCGATTGGCTGGTTCGGGGACGGACCGGAGCCCAGCCGGCGGTACTAGTGAACCATTTGGGTGATAAATGA
- a CDS encoding carboxypeptidase regulatory-like domain-containing protein: MFQKLLLFGLLIVSLSALGQSNYAVLNGSVTDPESRSVAGATIELAASSTGAIRRVLSNQQGLFEVSGLSPDEYTMKVTAHGFAPLTKTVRLEVAQKMTINAALTIEPVKESLEVTAREVLKTTDASLGEVVEPRSVRELPLNGRMLIDLVLTVPGAHVSHGAQAGDMNPLYWRPGQRSAVSVGGNRPNANYFLLDGVTDTDPTFNTLNLSPVPDAVQEFKVQTGSYSAEMGGAGGGQVNIVTRSGSNHLHGTVYEFLRNGAMDAHTFNAMGSNHLVQNNFGGSLGGPIGHQKTFFFANFEGFRHAMADTMIDTVPTMMEASGDFSMSGTTIYNPFSAHPNPSFNPSKPISPSNPQIIRDPFPDNVIPQNLINPAAQMFLQKYVPNPNGDMGMGMMAMSGCGMTMMGAPTLVGTGTDCNNFTDVRNELHITNQGTARVDHIFDGGDSLTARYSLSAENGFTPENLPGFGSNHDNFSQNGSVAWNRVISPRMVNMAAITVSRLSMDRTEQNANVNDIVTQLGIQGVGFGGAGAFGAPYFNVQGFSPMGDTYAATPVHSWDTIIEGREQLSWQRGRHALKFGGSYRRYIWPMWGFFQNRGYYQFTNGYTSQTATNDNTGSALASFLLGLPAVKQRQAGIPQMQLRQWYADAYVQDSFQLTHTTTVEMGLRYEYMNPLVDIKFTNSNLIFQNGVPSAFIGGQQGFPGSLKYPNPHNFAPRMGISQAIPKMGLVLHTSFGIFFTPVDMNTWCNQRHNVPNVFPETQQSDNFIPPATLIASGFNFGPPVLGKTTVSFTSMDPHAPSQYIEQWSLSVEKSIGRQTTLELGYLGNHGVHLQRAHLINNAPPGPGPIGPRRPFKTISFVPGTILPPGVNAISTTFPVSTINLLENTAQSWYDAGYVNVRRRYARGLTFLANYTWSKSLSNAPDFRSPMFESSIPQNNSNLTAEKGPACDVRHRFALSAVYDIPTLHSNNILQAATKDWHFSTLYQIQTGFPFTISVFGDTANSGTVLGENPIRANATGQPIFVPGTRTASGWFNTAAFTAPPAFAFGNVGRNSVYGPGLQTLDFAVVRDFNLGEKTKFQFRSEFFNALNHTNLGTPDRFVNTPQFGTITEATTPGRQIQLSARVSF, from the coding sequence GTGTTTCAAAAACTACTTCTGTTCGGGCTCCTGATCGTGTCTCTTTCGGCTTTGGGTCAAAGCAATTACGCCGTACTTAACGGCAGCGTGACCGATCCTGAGTCTCGTTCTGTCGCGGGCGCGACCATCGAGCTGGCAGCGTCAAGTACGGGGGCGATCCGCCGCGTACTCAGCAACCAGCAAGGTCTTTTCGAAGTCTCCGGTCTCTCGCCTGATGAGTACACGATGAAGGTGACGGCACATGGATTTGCGCCGCTGACCAAAACTGTGCGGCTGGAAGTGGCGCAAAAAATGACGATCAACGCTGCCCTGACGATCGAGCCGGTTAAGGAGTCACTCGAAGTGACCGCCAGGGAGGTACTCAAGACAACTGACGCCAGCCTGGGCGAAGTGGTCGAGCCGCGGTCGGTACGGGAACTGCCACTCAACGGCCGCATGCTCATTGATCTGGTGCTGACCGTGCCGGGCGCACACGTAAGTCATGGCGCGCAGGCCGGTGATATGAATCCGCTGTATTGGCGTCCGGGACAACGCTCGGCGGTCAGCGTTGGCGGCAACCGGCCTAACGCAAATTACTTTCTGCTGGATGGAGTCACCGACACCGATCCCACGTTCAACACGTTGAACTTGAGTCCTGTTCCCGATGCCGTGCAGGAATTCAAGGTACAGACGGGAAGTTACTCCGCTGAAATGGGAGGGGCTGGCGGCGGGCAAGTGAACATCGTGACGCGTTCCGGTTCGAACCATTTACACGGAACCGTATATGAATTTCTGCGGAACGGCGCGATGGACGCACACACATTTAACGCCATGGGCAGCAACCATCTCGTGCAAAATAATTTTGGCGGTTCTCTCGGCGGTCCCATCGGCCACCAAAAGACCTTCTTTTTCGCAAACTTTGAAGGTTTTCGCCATGCCATGGCCGATACGATGATTGATACCGTCCCTACGATGATGGAAGCGAGCGGGGATTTCAGCATGAGTGGCACAACGATTTACAACCCTTTCAGCGCTCATCCAAATCCCAGCTTCAATCCTTCCAAGCCGATTAGCCCCAGCAACCCGCAAATTATCCGTGATCCTTTCCCCGACAACGTGATCCCACAGAACCTCATCAACCCTGCCGCCCAGATGTTTCTGCAGAAATACGTGCCCAATCCTAATGGCGATATGGGAATGGGGATGATGGCCATGTCGGGTTGCGGGATGACGATGATGGGAGCGCCCACCTTGGTGGGGACGGGTACCGACTGCAACAATTTCACCGACGTGCGCAACGAACTCCACATTACCAATCAGGGAACAGCCCGGGTCGATCATATCTTCGACGGGGGCGATAGCCTTACTGCGCGGTATTCACTGAGCGCCGAAAACGGATTCACGCCAGAGAACCTGCCTGGCTTCGGCTCCAATCACGACAATTTTTCCCAGAATGGCAGTGTTGCCTGGAACCGGGTCATCAGCCCCAGAATGGTGAACATGGCCGCGATCACGGTCTCCAGACTTTCCATGGACCGCACTGAACAGAACGCCAACGTGAACGACATCGTGACCCAGCTTGGTATTCAAGGCGTTGGTTTTGGCGGCGCGGGGGCCTTCGGGGCACCGTATTTCAATGTCCAGGGCTTCTCTCCCATGGGTGACACATATGCCGCGACGCCCGTGCATTCCTGGGACACGATCATCGAGGGACGCGAGCAGTTGAGCTGGCAACGCGGACGCCATGCCCTGAAGTTCGGCGGCAGCTACCGCCGCTATATTTGGCCGATGTGGGGATTTTTTCAGAACCGCGGTTACTACCAGTTCACGAACGGCTACACATCGCAAACCGCCACCAATGACAACACCGGTTCGGCCCTTGCCAGCTTCCTGCTTGGGTTGCCGGCAGTGAAACAACGCCAGGCGGGCATTCCGCAAATGCAACTTCGCCAGTGGTATGCGGATGCTTACGTGCAAGACAGCTTCCAACTGACGCACACAACCACGGTGGAGATGGGCCTTCGCTACGAGTACATGAATCCACTGGTGGATATCAAGTTCACCAACTCCAACCTCATTTTCCAGAATGGTGTTCCCAGCGCCTTTATAGGCGGGCAGCAAGGCTTTCCCGGCAGCCTGAAATATCCGAATCCCCATAACTTCGCCCCGCGGATGGGCATTTCACAAGCTATTCCCAAAATGGGTTTGGTGCTCCACACTTCATTCGGTATTTTCTTTACGCCCGTGGATATGAATACCTGGTGCAACCAACGCCACAACGTTCCGAACGTTTTCCCGGAAACCCAGCAGAGCGACAATTTTATTCCTCCGGCCACGCTCATCGCGTCGGGCTTTAACTTCGGGCCGCCTGTGCTGGGAAAGACCACGGTCAGTTTCACCTCCATGGACCCGCACGCACCTTCACAATACATCGAGCAGTGGAGCCTTTCGGTGGAGAAAAGCATAGGACGCCAGACAACGCTGGAACTGGGATACCTTGGGAACCACGGCGTGCACCTGCAACGCGCGCATCTGATCAACAATGCTCCGCCGGGGCCGGGGCCCATTGGGCCGCGGCGTCCTTTCAAGACGATCAGCTTCGTGCCCGGGACTATTCTGCCACCAGGCGTGAACGCAATCAGCACGACTTTCCCGGTGAGCACGATCAACTTACTGGAGAACACAGCGCAGAGTTGGTATGACGCCGGTTACGTCAATGTCCGCCGCCGCTACGCGCGCGGATTGACCTTCCTCGCCAACTACACGTGGTCTAAAAGCCTGAGCAATGCACCTGACTTTCGCTCGCCCATGTTTGAATCGTCCATTCCGCAGAACAACAGCAATCTGACTGCGGAAAAAGGTCCGGCCTGCGATGTGCGCCACCGTTTCGCACTCAGCGCGGTTTATGACATTCCTACCCTGCATTCCAACAACATATTGCAGGCAGCTACAAAGGACTGGCATTTCTCAACTCTTTACCAGATACAGACAGGGTTTCCGTTTACCATTTCCGTGTTTGGTGACACGGCCAATTCCGGCACCGTGTTGGGCGAGAACCCAATTCGCGCCAACGCCACGGGCCAGCCGATCTTCGTGCCCGGAACGCGCACAGCGAGTGGTTGGTTTAATACAGCCGCTTTCACTGCGCCCCCGGCTTTCGCTTTTGGAAACGTTGGCCGGAACTCGGTCTATGGCCCTGGCCTGCAGACACTTGATTTTGCCGTGGTCCGCGATTTCAACCTGGGAGAGAAAACGAAGTTTCAGTTCCGCAGCGAGTTCTTCAATGCGCTTAACCATACGAATCTTGGCACGCCAGATCGTTTCGTGAATACACCGCAATTTGGCACGATTACAGAAGCCACAACACCGGGCCGGCAAATTCAGTTGAGCGCAAGGGTTTCTTTCTAG
- a CDS encoding polysaccharide biosynthesis protein yields MLTASQIAVQEIDWSGFLHRPAWPSRVSDWSELITGKTILITGAGGSIGSSLALLLMAGPSHNLIFLDRSKDHLDLLYKRYKQRDITLPEVWFIQGDISDQVLLEEIFTRHQPHVIFHAAALKHLVPLESDPFAALENNTLGTAELLQIAARFNVEHFVNISTDKAVNPTSVLGVSKRIAELFLLAHKQTEVRITSLRLGNVLGSSGSVASIFLRHLQERLPLEITHSDASRYFLTMHEGASFLLQSLALRNSRLLLPEMGAPRKIIELAGFLQRWFDVENHNRPMISIGLRDGEKLCEQITYDFEYLKTTELAQVYEVCGTTLDPELFMHDVVQLRKLVVARRKNGLLELLLKLVPEFHPSSTLVRYLV; encoded by the coding sequence ATGCTTACCGCCTCGCAAATTGCCGTTCAGGAAATAGACTGGTCTGGGTTTCTTCATCGTCCAGCATGGCCTTCCCGTGTCTCTGACTGGAGTGAACTTATTACCGGAAAGACGATCTTGATTACAGGTGCAGGTGGTTCCATTGGCTCCTCCCTTGCTCTCCTGCTGATGGCCGGGCCTTCACACAATCTCATTTTCCTTGACCGGTCAAAGGACCATCTGGATCTCCTATATAAAAGATACAAACAACGGGATATTACCCTCCCGGAAGTCTGGTTCATCCAGGGAGACATTTCTGATCAGGTTCTGCTGGAAGAAATATTCACCAGGCATCAACCTCATGTTATTTTCCATGCCGCCGCGCTCAAGCACCTCGTGCCGCTTGAATCAGATCCTTTTGCAGCTCTTGAAAACAACACTTTGGGGACCGCGGAACTCCTGCAGATCGCCGCGCGCTTTAACGTTGAACATTTTGTGAACATTTCCACCGACAAGGCGGTCAACCCCACCAGTGTCTTAGGAGTCTCAAAACGGATTGCCGAACTTTTTTTGCTGGCACACAAACAGACAGAAGTGCGAATTACATCTCTACGGCTGGGAAATGTGCTGGGAAGTTCCGGCAGCGTCGCTTCCATTTTTTTGCGGCATCTGCAAGAGCGACTGCCTCTGGAAATAACCCATTCGGATGCATCGAGATACTTTCTCACTATGCATGAGGGAGCATCATTTTTGCTTCAATCTCTGGCACTCCGAAACTCCCGGCTGCTGCTTCCGGAAATGGGTGCGCCCAGAAAAATTATCGAGCTAGCCGGCTTTTTGCAACGTTGGTTTGATGTTGAAAATCACAACAGGCCGATGATCTCTATCGGTTTGAGAGATGGAGAAAAATTGTGCGAGCAGATTACCTATGATTTCGAATACCTCAAAACCACGGAACTGGCCCAAGTGTATGAGGTTTGCGGTACTACCCTCGATCCGGAACTCTTTATGCACGATGTAGTCCAGTTGCGGAAGCTGGTAGTGGCACGCCGAAAAAACGGCCTGCTCGAATTGCTGCTCAAGCTCGTTCCCGAATTCCACCCTAGTTCAACTTTGGTGCGGTATCTTGTCTGA